In Agromyces archimandritae, one genomic interval encodes:
- the rpsQ gene encoding 30S ribosomal protein S17 yields the protein MAETKKAPAEVADETASPRPYRKTRRGYVTSDKMDKTIVVEVEDRVKHPLYGKVMRRSSKVKAHDEQNTAGIGDLVVISETRPLSATKRWRLVEIVEKAK from the coding sequence ATGGCTGAGACCAAGAAGGCTCCGGCCGAGGTCGCCGACGAGACGGCCTCGCCCCGCCCCTACCGCAAGACGCGCCGCGGCTACGTCACGAGCGACAAGATGGACAAGACCATCGTCGTCGAGGTCGAAGACCGCGTGAAGCACCCGCTGTACGGCAAGGTCATGCGCCGCTCCTCCAAGGTGAAGGCGCACGACGAGCAGAACACCGCTGGCATCGGCGACCTGGTCGTCATCAGCGAGACCCGTCCGCTGAGCGCCACGAAGCGCTGGCGTCTCGTCGAAATCGTCGAGAAGGCGAAGTAA
- the rplN gene encoding 50S ribosomal protein L14: protein MIQQESRLKVADNTGAKELLTIRVLGGSNRRYAGLGDTIVATVKDAIPGGNVKKGDVVKAVIVRTVKQTRRADGSYIKFDENAAVILKNDGDPRGTRIFGPVGRELRDKKFMKIVSLAPEVI from the coding sequence GTGATTCAGCAGGAATCCAGGCTCAAGGTCGCCGACAACACGGGGGCCAAGGAGCTGCTCACCATCCGTGTGCTCGGCGGCTCCAACCGCCGCTACGCGGGCCTCGGCGACACCATCGTCGCGACGGTCAAGGACGCGATCCCGGGCGGCAACGTGAAGAAGGGCGATGTGGTCAAGGCCGTCATCGTCCGCACCGTGAAGCAGACGCGCCGCGCCGACGGCTCGTACATCAAGTTCGACGAGAACGCCGCGGTGATCCTCAAGAACGACGGTGACCCCCGTGGCACCCGCATCTTCGGGCCGGTCGGCCGGGAGCTGCGCGACAAGAAGTTCATGAAGATCGTCTCGCTGGCGCCGGAGGTCATCTAA
- the rplX gene encoding 50S ribosomal protein L24 produces MANIKKGDLVQVISGRSQARGGDRGKQGKVIEVLPGENRVVVEGVNFITKHVRVGQTDRGSKTGGIETHEAPIHVSNVAIVDPETKKPTRVGFRTETVTKDGVSKTVRIRYAKKSGKDL; encoded by the coding sequence ATGGCGAACATCAAGAAGGGCGACCTCGTGCAGGTCATCTCCGGCCGCAGCCAGGCCCGCGGCGGAGACCGCGGCAAGCAGGGCAAGGTCATCGAGGTGCTCCCCGGTGAGAACCGCGTCGTCGTCGAGGGCGTGAACTTCATCACGAAGCACGTCCGCGTCGGCCAGACCGACCGCGGCTCGAAGACCGGCGGCATCGAGACGCACGAGGCCCCGATCCACGTCTCGAACGTCGCGATCGTCGACCCCGAGACGAAGAAGCCGACCCGCGTCGGCTTCCGCACCGAAACCGTGACGAAGGACGGCGTCTCCAAGACGGTCCGCATCCGTTACGCCAAGAAGTCAGGTAAGGACCTGTAA